Genomic DNA from Niabella ginsenosidivorans:
CGGCTTGGCAAATACAGTGCTTTTTTAGCCAATTTTGAAACCAAAAACGCCAGTCAGCTTGCAGGCACACAAACAGACAGTTATTACGATGGAATGACCACCAATCTGCAAAAGTTTGACGATGTGCGCTATGATTTTGGTGATCCGAATGAGCTCTGCCTCCTGTATGCAATAAGACAGATTACAGGAAACAGCAGCTACATTCCGGCACAATCCCAATCACGGGCGGCATTTTCGGGTATCTCATCCAGTGATGACAATATCCGGCTTCCGATCGGCCACGGTATTGGTACCGTTACCACGATACATGATATGATTACCACCCCTGATCAAAAAAGTATCAGGCGCTGAACAGGGCGATCATTTACTTTAATGGTTTAAAGAATCCTTCAAAACAGAAGGATTGGCTTTTTCTACGGGTTTTACCGGCCGCTCCAGCCTGGGATCCCTGGTATTACGGTCTTTTAACACATCCTTTGCAGCGCGCTTATCAGCCTTTTTACCCTGCCGGCAGTTCTTTTTCTTTTTTGAGCACCGGGTTTTAGACACAGCAGCCCTCTGCTGCTTTGAATCCTTAATTATTTTTTTGTTACTGATATTATCCGGATTGTTTCTCCGGTTGGCCAACTGTTCCTTTAAAGCTTTGCTGGCAGATTTTGCTGCACCACTATCTGATTGGGCAGCTCCGGCTACGGAGAATGCACAAAATAAAACAGCTATAACAATAGTTTTCATAATCTTTTTTTTAAAGATGCATTGGAGTGGCCGGTTACTCTTTCAGTTTTGTTAAATCTGTTGATACCGCCAACCATGCCATCATGCCCATGCCTATTTCAATAGCATTCTCATCAATATCAAAAGTTGGGGTATGCACACCGGAAACAATCCCCTTTTCTTTATTCATGACACCCAGGCGATAGAAACAACCGGGGATCTGCTGGGTGTAATATCCAAAGTCTTCAGCACCCATCCGTATTTCTGTTTCTTCTACCCGTTCATGGCCCCAATACTCTTTTGCCTGCTCCAGTGCCTGCCCTGTTAATATCTCATTATTATAAACGCTCGGATAGCCAACATCTATGTGAAGATCCAGCGTTCCTCCCATTCCTCTCACCAGGTTCTCAGCAATGCTCCGGATGATCTCATGCGCCTCAAAACGCCAGGCTTCATTCAGCGCACGGAAGGTTCCCTTTAGTTTCACTTCGTTGGGGATCACATTAGTAGTGGTTCCTCCATTAAAGGCAGTTATTGACAGCACTGTAGGATTTTGAGGGTTATTTCTCCGGCTGATCACCTGCTGCAAAGCCACCACCAGGTGCGATGCAATCAGGATCGGGTCAATACATAAATTGGGTGCTGCGGCATGCCCCCCTTTTCCTGATATGGTAAAATACAATTCATCCGCACTGGCCATCACCTTTCCGCCTCTGAAGCTTAGTTTGCCTACCTCCAGCCCCGGATGCACATGCAGCCCCAATATAGCTGCCGGCGCAGGGTCTTCCAACACCCCCTCTTTGATCAAAAGACTGGCACCACCCGGGTTTTTTTCTTCACCCGGCTGAAAGATAAGCTTTACCGTACCTTCCCATTCCTCTTTTGTCTGGCTTAATATTTTTGCAGCGCCCAGCAAGCAGGATGTATGCACATCATGCCCGCAGGCATGCATCACCTCTTCGTTAAC
This window encodes:
- a CDS encoding M20 metallopeptidase family protein; this encodes MIKRIQSLAKQYAPEFIAVRRHLHTHPELSYQEFETSKYIQQQLCNLGIPFEIKATTGVVGLIRGKNPDARIIALRADIDALPIQELNEVPYKSVNEEVMHACGHDVHTSCLLGAAKILSQTKEEWEGTVKLIFQPGEEKNPGGASLLIKEGVLEDPAPAAILGLHVHPGLEVGKLSFRGGKVMASADELYFTISGKGGHAAAPNLCIDPILIASHLVVALQQVISRRNNPQNPTVLSITAFNGGTTTNVIPNEVKLKGTFRALNEAWRFEAHEIIRSIAENLVRGMGGTLDLHIDVGYPSVYNNEILTGQALEQAKEYWGHERVEETEIRMGAEDFGYYTQQIPGCFYRLGVMNKEKGIVSGVHTPTFDIDENAIEIGMGMMAWLAVSTDLTKLKE